A stretch of Myroides oncorhynchi DNA encodes these proteins:
- a CDS encoding XRE family transcriptional regulator: MEHKIHQGRNVKRFREMLGIKQEVLAFDLGEDWNQKKISILEQKEVIDNSLLQQISKVLKIPVEAIESFDEQQAINIINNTITNNDNAVMHALYINNATINPVDKIVQLHEEKIALYERMLKEKDEMMNRLEKLIQNK; encoded by the coding sequence ATGGAACATAAAATACACCAAGGTAGAAATGTAAAGCGTTTTAGAGAGATGCTTGGAATCAAACAAGAGGTTCTTGCTTTTGATTTGGGAGAAGATTGGAATCAAAAGAAGATATCAATATTGGAACAGAAAGAAGTAATTGATAATTCACTGCTACAACAAATATCTAAAGTACTTAAGATACCAGTGGAAGCAATTGAAAGTTTTGATGAACAGCAGGCGATTAATATTATCAATAACACAATAACAAATAATGACAATGCAGTAATGCATGCTTTGTATATCAATAATGCTACAATTAATCCTGTAGATAAGATTGTTCAACTTCACGAAGAAAAGATTGCTTTGTATGAGCGTATGCTTAAAGAGAAAGATGAGATGATGAATCGTTTGGAAAAGTTGATTCAAAATAAATAG
- a CDS encoding helix-turn-helix domain-containing protein, producing the protein MDNQITKEDLRLFSQTIISTLKEFLNKKTSELSLDWVKAKVARQLLSISPASLQTLRISGKLQYRKVLGSYYYNRQDIENLFKE; encoded by the coding sequence ATGGACAATCAGATCACAAAAGAAGATTTAAGACTGTTTAGCCAAACAATCATTAGCACATTAAAAGAGTTCTTAAACAAGAAAACAAGTGAGTTATCACTTGATTGGGTGAAAGCAAAAGTAGCAAGACAGTTGCTAAGTATCTCACCAGCATCATTACAAACACTTCGCATTAGCGGTAAATTGCAATACCGAAAGGTTCTTGGTTCGTATTATTACAATAGACAAGATATAGAGAATCTTTTTAAGGAGTAG
- a CDS encoding site-specific integrase: MLEKTLSLNFFLKADREKSNLRGLYLRITVDGNRKEFSLNQKWDIKRWNQKAGRANGVKEDAKTLNYLLDTIISRITKYKLELLSKNVPITASLLMDYAQGKGTDRSRVLEEFQKHNDEMFKLVPKEYAIGTHERYVTARSHVGEFIKNVYNKDDIEFRELNHEFIIGYEHYLKTVRACSNNTAIKYISNFKKIVLRALAKGIISSNPFLQYKPKKTKLNKRPLSKTELAILENKEFNSERLSIVRDVFVFQCYTGLAYIDVFQLKKSDITKDEEGNFWIRTNRQKTDANITIPLLPKAVEIMEKYDNHPDCTGKDIVLPVRSNQKMNEYLNEIASICEISDLNTHKARRTFGSTVTLANGVPIHVVKEMLGHHSVKQTEEYALTEEEAIKNEMQILKGKLEKKPSNDSDKYSGLIDGLRTLDLNQDKINQLTNFIMKLV; encoded by the coding sequence ATGTTAGAAAAAACTTTATCACTCAATTTCTTTCTCAAAGCCGATAGAGAGAAAAGTAATTTAAGAGGTCTTTACCTAAGAATTACAGTAGATGGAAATCGCAAAGAGTTTTCCTTAAATCAGAAATGGGACATCAAAAGATGGAACCAAAAAGCAGGTCGTGCCAATGGTGTTAAAGAAGATGCCAAGACACTTAATTATCTATTAGATACAATCATCTCTAGAATTACCAAGTACAAATTAGAACTCCTAAGTAAAAATGTTCCTATTACAGCTTCTCTATTAATGGATTATGCGCAAGGAAAAGGAACTGACCGTTCAAGAGTCTTAGAGGAGTTCCAAAAGCACAATGATGAAATGTTTAAGCTTGTACCTAAAGAGTACGCTATTGGAACACACGAAAGGTATGTAACAGCAAGATCGCATGTCGGTGAGTTTATCAAAAACGTTTACAACAAAGATGATATTGAATTCAGAGAACTTAATCACGAGTTCATCATTGGTTATGAACACTATTTAAAGACCGTTAGAGCGTGTTCTAACAATACAGCGATAAAGTATATCTCAAACTTTAAAAAGATTGTTCTTAGAGCACTTGCCAAGGGAATTATTTCTTCTAACCCCTTTTTACAGTACAAGCCCAAGAAAACAAAGCTCAATAAAAGACCTTTGTCTAAAACTGAGTTAGCTATTTTAGAAAACAAAGAGTTTAATAGCGAGAGACTGAGTATTGTAAGAGATGTATTTGTATTTCAGTGTTACACTGGATTGGCTTATATTGATGTATTTCAATTGAAGAAGAGCGATATAACTAAAGATGAAGAAGGTAATTTTTGGATAAGAACCAATAGACAAAAAACGGATGCTAATATCACTATACCTCTACTTCCTAAAGCTGTGGAGATAATGGAGAAGTACGATAATCATCCCGATTGTACCGGTAAAGATATAGTACTGCCTGTTCGCTCTAATCAAAAGATGAATGAGTACTTAAATGAAATTGCATCTATATGTGAAATCAGTGATTTAAATACTCACAAAGCAAGGCGAACTTTTGGAAGTACGGTAACTCTTGCTAATGGAGTACCTATTCACGTGGTCAAAGAAATGTTAGGACATCACTCTGTTAAACAAACAGAGGAATACGCTTTAACGGAAGAGGAAGCAATCAAGAATGAAATGCAGATATTAAAAGGTAAGTTAGAAAAGAAGCCTTCTAATGATTCTGATAAATACAGTGGTTTAATAGATGGACTAAGAACATTAGATTTAAACCAAGACAAAATAAATCAGCTAACCAACTTTATAATGAAGTTGGTTTAA
- a CDS encoding Crp/Fnr family transcriptional regulator, giving the protein MLLEKLLAEFDTDISVFSTEQIALFDTYFEASNVKKGDFLIREGEVELYSYFIYEGIFRCWTLNPNGEEQTFWFCKEGTFSMSNISFTLQERANFSVQAVTDTIVYKIHKDKIDELYSVIPHLKLVFGGLTAILLNRLLQRNIDVIKYSPEEYYLKLIDEYGAAINYIPLKDIASYLGITPQALSRIRKRIF; this is encoded by the coding sequence ATGCTTTTAGAGAAATTACTTGCTGAGTTTGATACAGATATATCAGTGTTCTCTACTGAGCAAATCGCTCTGTTTGATACTTATTTTGAAGCAAGTAATGTGAAGAAGGGTGATTTTCTGATAAGAGAAGGAGAGGTAGAGTTGTATAGCTATTTTATCTATGAGGGGATATTTAGATGTTGGACTTTAAATCCCAATGGAGAGGAGCAGACCTTTTGGTTTTGCAAGGAGGGGACTTTCTCGATGTCTAATATCTCATTTACTTTACAAGAAAGAGCTAATTTCTCAGTACAGGCTGTTACAGATACTATCGTTTATAAAATACACAAAGATAAGATAGATGAATTATATAGCGTTATACCCCATCTAAAATTAGTATTTGGCGGTTTGACTGCTATACTCCTCAATCGTTTGTTACAACGCAATATTGATGTGATCAAATATTCTCCTGAAGAGTATTATTTGAAGTTGATAGATGAGTATGGAGCCGCTATTAATTATATTCCTTTAAAGGATATTGCATCTTATCTAGGGATTACTCCTCAGGCATTAAGTCGCATTCGCAAGCGTATTTTTTAA
- a CDS encoding acetyltransferase gives MIRRVKINEYPRLEEVWDSAVSNTHHFLAKEDFEYFKKNISNYFEFVELYVHINSAEQITGFIGIADDNLEMLFIHNDFRGSGLGKLLLNYAIDRLHILKVDVNEQNHQAVGFYEHMGFKLLNRSETDGQGKPYPILHLGL, from the coding sequence ATGATTAGAAGAGTTAAGATTAATGAATATCCTAGATTAGAAGAAGTTTGGGACAGTGCAGTAAGTAATACACATCACTTTCTAGCGAAAGAGGACTTTGAGTACTTTAAGAAGAATATTTCAAACTATTTTGAATTCGTCGAACTGTATGTGCATATAAATAGCGCTGAGCAAATAACAGGATTTATAGGTATTGCAGATGATAATTTGGAAATGTTATTTATTCACAATGATTTTAGAGGAAGTGGGTTAGGCAAATTATTGCTTAACTATGCTATAGATAGATTACATATTTTAAAAGTTGATGTCAATGAACAGAATCATCAGGCAGTAGGCTTTTATGAACATATGGGGTTCAAATTATTAAATAGATCTGAAACAGATGGACAAGGTAAGCCTTATCCTATCTTACATTTAGGCTTGTGA
- a CDS encoding histone H1: MKELIEKINAEFEAFKQDSALQSENGNKAAGTRARKASLSIEKLLKEFRKASLDASKQ, translated from the coding sequence ATGAAAGAATTAATTGAAAAAATCAACGCTGAATTTGAAGCGTTCAAACAAGATTCAGCTTTACAATCAGAAAACGGAAACAAAGCTGCAGGTACTAGAGCTCGTAAAGCTTCTTTATCTATCGAGAAACTTTTAAAAGAGTTTAGAAAAGCTTCATTAGACGCTTCAAAACAATAA
- a CDS encoding metallophosphoesterase family protein: MQYFIIGDIHGCYHTFCSLLEQWDSQTEHLILVGDLIDRGNYSWLVINKCCALLAEPSVSVTILKGNHEAELIQYIHDGHHDVWTSQCGLATLADFEKYKVDLSELLPWLENLPLKYETPLFIVTHAGISDTINPYDESNWDGILWTRKPLANLRKLQVHGHTPLKQNYPQYTLDSNSYNIDTGAYYGYGLTGIKLSFNADILEIITISTDSRDIE; the protein is encoded by the coding sequence ATGCAATATTTTATCATTGGAGATATACACGGTTGTTACCACACATTTTGTTCTCTTTTAGAACAGTGGGATTCTCAGACAGAACACCTGATTCTAGTAGGAGACCTTATTGATAGAGGAAATTATAGTTGGTTAGTCATCAATAAATGTTGTGCTTTATTAGCAGAGCCATCTGTATCTGTCACTATTCTTAAAGGTAATCACGAAGCTGAATTAATCCAATATATCCACGATGGACATCACGATGTATGGACTTCGCAGTGTGGATTAGCTACTTTAGCAGACTTTGAGAAGTATAAGGTTGACTTATCTGAATTATTACCTTGGTTAGAGAATCTTCCCCTTAAGTATGAGACTCCCTTATTTATTGTCACACACGCAGGAATATCTGATACGATTAATCCATATGATGAGTCTAATTGGGATGGAATATTATGGACACGTAAGCCATTAGCCAATCTTCGTAAACTGCAAGTGCACGGACATACTCCTTTAAAACAAAACTATCCTCAATATACTCTAGATAGTAATTCGTATAATATAGATACAGGTGCTTATTATGGATATGGCTTGACAGGGATTAAACTAAGCTTTAATGCTGATATATTAGAGATTATCACTATTTCTACTGACAGCAGGGATATAGAATGA
- a CDS encoding PLP-dependent aminotransferase family protein, which yields MMEKDYKYKIFTSKIEEAILTGLLKEGDRLPSIRTIKSEYNLSVSSVQSGYDYLVFKGLVTAVPRSGYIVACQSIQQLPQIELSAIPKDAIFRKKVHLITNQSNYRGQTVLNEASPSDIFIPQKLVLKTMQKVIKDKGASLLRYYPNNGSEELRELLVRRSALHGASISSDELLITDGALQALYIALASITSPNDIIAVESPCIFSILEVIANLKLRTVEIPVRFYEGFDTDYLKKVCLTNDIKAIVLTPNFHNPTGVLMTDESKKAVYQVALHHHIPIIENDIFGDLYFNGTRPSNIRNYDEAGLVLTYSSFSKSLAPGIRLGWLAAGQFFSKIERLKFALGRSISPINQELMIKLLQSSAYDKHLRVFRQQLERQAMQLVGQLISAFPDSLHIQFPKGGYCIWAQLPLQTDMVQFYKRCAEEGVQFTPGATFSFTDVYDTCFRAVFAKQLTPFDLEAIKRVGGTIL from the coding sequence ATTATGGAAAAGGATTATAAATACAAAATCTTCACTTCTAAGATAGAAGAGGCTATACTAACAGGATTATTAAAAGAAGGTGATAGACTCCCATCAATTAGAACGATTAAATCAGAGTATAATCTAAGTGTCAGTTCCGTGCAAAGTGGTTATGATTACCTTGTGTTTAAAGGATTAGTTACCGCAGTACCACGTTCTGGATATATAGTAGCTTGTCAATCTATACAACAATTACCTCAAATAGAATTATCCGCGATTCCTAAAGATGCCATCTTTAGAAAGAAGGTGCATCTGATTACTAATCAAAGTAATTATAGAGGACAAACAGTACTTAATGAAGCAAGCCCTTCTGATATTTTTATTCCACAGAAGTTGGTATTAAAGACAATGCAGAAAGTTATAAAGGACAAAGGAGCATCCTTACTCCGATATTATCCTAATAATGGTTCTGAAGAGCTTAGGGAGTTATTAGTGAGGAGATCAGCATTACACGGAGCTTCTATCTCTAGTGATGAACTGCTCATTACAGATGGAGCCTTACAGGCTTTATATATTGCTTTAGCATCTATTACTTCACCGAATGATATTATTGCAGTGGAGAGTCCTTGTATCTTTTCTATTTTAGAAGTTATCGCTAATCTTAAGCTGAGAACAGTAGAAATACCTGTGCGTTTTTATGAAGGCTTTGATACTGATTATTTAAAAAAAGTATGTCTGACTAATGATATAAAGGCTATTGTATTAACTCCTAATTTTCATAATCCGACAGGTGTATTAATGACTGATGAGAGTAAAAAAGCTGTTTATCAAGTCGCTTTACATCATCATATCCCTATAATAGAGAATGATATTTTCGGAGATCTTTATTTTAATGGTACTCGACCAAGTAATATTCGCAACTATGATGAAGCAGGATTAGTACTTACTTATTCATCATTTTCTAAATCGTTAGCACCCGGTATAAGGTTAGGTTGGCTAGCAGCAGGGCAGTTCTTCTCTAAGATAGAACGCCTTAAGTTTGCACTTGGTCGATCAATATCTCCCATAAATCAGGAATTAATGATAAAGCTCTTACAGTCTTCAGCATATGATAAACATCTTAGAGTGTTTCGCCAACAGTTAGAACGTCAAGCTATGCAATTAGTAGGACAGTTGATTAGTGCGTTTCCTGATTCTCTTCATATACAGTTTCCAAAAGGAGGATACTGTATTTGGGCGCAGTTACCATTACAAACTGATATGGTTCAGTTTTATAAGCGATGTGCTGAAGAAGGAGTACAGTTTACTCCAGGAGCAACTTTTTCTTTTACAGATGTTTATGATACTTGTTTTAGAGCAGTTTTTGCTAAACAGTTAACACCATTTGATTTAGAAGCTATAAAGAGAGTAGGAGGGACTATATTATAA
- a CDS encoding GNAT family N-acetyltransferase, producing the protein MKKIITDRLYLIPFTIEICKALLQGNTTILSQCGLKPSIDWPDKDMLETLPRIITNLEKVPAPSGFESWMIIKKENNTIIGDIGFKGVPNLGSAVDIGYGITLNERRKGYANEAIASLIQWAFSQPSVKLITAQSLLDNTGSAKTLEKQGFKRTGLLGEFIQWRLVKKK; encoded by the coding sequence TTGAAAAAGATTATTACAGATAGACTTTACTTAATCCCTTTTACTATTGAGATTTGCAAAGCATTGCTTCAAGGGAATACCACTATCTTATCACAGTGTGGACTAAAGCCCTCTATAGATTGGCCTGATAAGGATATGCTAGAGACCTTACCTCGTATTATTACTAATCTAGAGAAAGTACCTGCACCATCAGGATTCGAATCGTGGATGATCATCAAGAAAGAGAATAATACGATCATTGGTGATATTGGATTTAAAGGAGTACCTAATTTAGGAAGTGCCGTAGATATAGGGTATGGTATTACTTTAAATGAAAGAAGAAAAGGTTATGCCAATGAGGCTATAGCTAGCCTGATCCAATGGGCATTTAGTCAACCATCAGTAAAACTCATTACTGCACAATCTCTTTTAGACAATACAGGATCTGCTAAAACACTAGAGAAACAAGGATTTAAAAGAACTGGGCTCTTAGGAGAATTTATCCAATGGCGATTAGTCAAAAAGAAATAG
- a CDS encoding SDR family oxidoreductase, which yields MEKKLVVITGASSGFGKELAKEFAQSGHPLLLLARRLEKMEALNLPNTLCRSVDVSDKDAFENTIREAESVYGKTDLLINNAGVMLLGDLATQDPNEWKRMLDINVLGVMNGMQAVMTDMKERQSGTIINVSSIAGILPFHNHAAYCASKYAVRGVTQTARLELSPFNVRVISVEPGAVATELLGHTTSDDIIGGYKQWMQNTGANRIKAIDVARTIKFAYDLPQGVLLRELIISDTKQDA from the coding sequence ATGGAAAAGAAATTAGTAGTAATCACAGGTGCTAGTTCAGGCTTTGGTAAGGAGCTAGCCAAAGAATTTGCTCAAAGTGGACATCCTCTATTGCTGTTAGCAAGAAGATTAGAGAAGATGGAAGCTCTAAATCTACCTAATACACTTTGCAGAAGTGTAGATGTATCTGATAAAGATGCTTTCGAGAACACAATCCGTGAAGCTGAATCTGTATATGGCAAGACTGACTTATTAATTAATAATGCAGGAGTAATGCTATTAGGTGATCTAGCAACTCAAGATCCAAATGAATGGAAACGTATGCTAGATATCAACGTCTTAGGTGTAATGAATGGTATGCAAGCGGTAATGACTGATATGAAAGAAAGACAGTCTGGTACGATCATTAATGTATCTTCTATTGCCGGAATATTACCATTCCATAACCACGCTGCTTACTGTGCTAGTAAATATGCTGTAAGGGGAGTTACTCAGACAGCTCGTTTAGAACTTAGCCCTTTTAATGTACGTGTTATCTCTGTAGAACCAGGTGCTGTAGCTACAGAACTATTAGGACATACTACTAGTGATGATATCATTGGTGGATATAAACAATGGATGCAGAACACTGGTGCTAACCGCATCAAAGCTATCGATGTAGCCCGTACTATCAAATTTGCTTACGACCTACCTCAAGGAGTCTTACTACGTGAGTTAATCATCTCTGATACGAAGCAGGACGCTTAA
- a CDS encoding GNAT family N-acetyltransferase, giving the protein MLDINFKIFPVLETGRLVLRKADLNDANEMYAMRSDAKVMQYIPRPLSTDVSEAVDYINSLEERMVAKECINWAITLKENGEMIGTIGFYRMKLEHYRAEAGYMLLPTYHGKGYVAEALNRIVKFGFSEMGLHSIEALIDPDNIGSMKVLEKCGFVKEAHFKENEFYDGKFLDTLVYSRLEK; this is encoded by the coding sequence ATGTTAGATATAAATTTTAAGATATTTCCTGTGCTAGAGACAGGGAGATTAGTGCTTAGAAAAGCTGATTTAAATGATGCAAATGAGATGTATGCTATGCGTTCTGATGCTAAGGTGATGCAGTATATTCCTAGACCACTATCAACGGATGTAAGTGAGGCTGTAGATTATATTAATTCACTTGAAGAGAGAATGGTAGCTAAAGAATGTATTAACTGGGCTATCACATTAAAAGAGAATGGTGAGATGATAGGGACTATAGGATTCTATCGCATGAAGTTAGAACATTATAGAGCAGAAGCTGGGTATATGCTTTTGCCTACTTATCACGGCAAAGGATATGTAGCAGAGGCACTAAATCGTATAGTGAAGTTTGGATTTAGTGAGATGGGACTACACTCTATAGAGGCGTTAATAGATCCCGATAATATAGGGTCTATGAAAGTCTTAGAGAAGTGCGGATTCGTTAAAGAAGCTCATTTTAAAGAGAACGAGTTTTATGATGGTAAGTTCTTAGATACGTTGGTGTATTCGAGATTAGAGAAGTAG
- a CDS encoding S41 family peptidase, with the protein MKYVFSFYLSLISIFCFGQYTHKDFNNDLDFVYENLKKSASYKTLRNKHKVIDNKYVELKESGITYGILDSYVKLYSLVDEVDDYHNEIYGNTPSFKYEDLKDELFLTDILNEPRYNFYPKSTKNLDSLETVLSKKVLTDYEGIYYYKEYFKLAIVQKSTTIFEGIILDTKIPSWQPGETILYLVYKGNNRFRLFSGKFIDKQLISTIDYFRAGRFLSLNWEKERAATDYYNVGFLTETFTKKKLNAECIYIKLGSFNSSSKGIKEATAFYNSIKGNLQSKNLILDLRNNSGGGDKSSAQFYNLFKKFKGNIYILVNFNTISNAEQFTLKMKKLNNVMVLGDNTRGMITYGRNYAVDKVSPSAFFRIHFTDLDTHWREYLPYEGKGVTPNYYLSSTEDWVEQVAREYCK; encoded by the coding sequence ATGAAATATGTTTTTTCTTTTTATTTGAGTCTGATTTCTATATTTTGTTTTGGACAATACACACATAAGGATTTTAATAATGATCTAGATTTTGTGTATGAAAATTTAAAGAAATCAGCTTCTTATAAAACACTGAGAAATAAACATAAAGTTATAGATAATAAATATGTAGAGCTAAAAGAATCAGGTATAACATATGGTATATTAGATAGTTATGTAAAACTGTATAGTTTGGTAGATGAGGTAGATGATTATCACAACGAAATATATGGAAACACTCCAAGCTTTAAATACGAAGATCTAAAGGATGAATTATTTTTAACAGATATTCTCAATGAACCACGTTATAATTTCTATCCCAAATCTACAAAGAATTTAGATAGTCTAGAAACGGTTTTGTCTAAAAAAGTGTTGACAGATTATGAAGGCATTTATTATTATAAAGAGTATTTTAAATTAGCTATTGTACAGAAGTCTACTACGATATTTGAAGGAATCATTTTAGATACTAAAATACCTTCATGGCAACCAGGTGAGACTATATTGTATTTAGTCTATAAGGGAAATAATAGATTTAGATTGTTCAGTGGTAAGTTCATCGATAAACAACTTATTTCTACTATAGATTATTTTAGAGCAGGAAGATTTCTAAGTTTAAATTGGGAGAAAGAGAGAGCAGCAACGGATTATTATAATGTTGGTTTTCTAACAGAGACATTTACAAAGAAAAAGCTAAATGCTGAGTGTATCTATATCAAACTAGGAAGCTTCAATTCATCAAGTAAAGGGATTAAAGAAGCTACTGCTTTTTATAATTCTATTAAGGGTAACCTTCAAAGCAAAAACCTTATTCTTGATTTAAGAAATAATAGTGGAGGAGGAGACAAGAGCTCTGCCCAGTTTTATAACCTGTTTAAGAAGTTTAAAGGAAATATATATATACTTGTAAATTTTAATACCATTAGTAATGCAGAGCAATTCACACTAAAAATGAAGAAATTAAATAATGTGATGGTATTAGGTGATAATACCAGAGGAATGATTACTTATGGTAGAAATTATGCTGTAGATAAGGTAAGTCCTTCGGCTTTTTTTAGAATACATTTTACTGATTTAGACACGCATTGGCGCGAGTATTTGCCCTATGAGGGAAAAGGAGTAACACCTAATTACTATTTATCCTCTACTGAAGACTGGGTAGAACAGGTGGCCAGAGAATATTGCAAATAA
- a CDS encoding IS1595 family transposase: MEIFKGQNILNLVKELPDDEACKAYLSKIKWSNGFTCVKCGHKKGCLKTNHSYYCYNCEHVESSTANTLFHKVKFGLHKAFMIVFEMTTSTKSISSIQMGKRYGISQPTAWGFMHKVRLAMQSSEQYPMTETVHVDEFVVGGYEQGKPGRSYDTQKTKAVIAVELTTDSKVKRAYVKCIDDYSAKSLTTIFEQHISEDANVITDKWRGYNPLKKKYNITQKESDKGANFKELHVVIHQLKSWIRTVPSHINKKYIQAYFNEFVYRLNRSLFKGTIFHNTIVKMVKAKPTTLNMINGN; this comes from the coding sequence ATGGAAATATTTAAGGGTCAAAACATTCTGAACTTAGTAAAAGAACTACCAGATGACGAAGCATGTAAAGCTTATTTAAGTAAAATTAAGTGGTCAAACGGTTTTACTTGTGTAAAATGTGGTCATAAAAAAGGTTGCTTAAAAACTAATCATTCTTACTATTGTTATAACTGTGAACATGTTGAGAGTTCAACTGCTAATACTTTATTTCATAAAGTTAAGTTTGGTTTACATAAAGCATTTATGATTGTGTTTGAGATGACAACTTCTACCAAAAGCATCTCTAGCATTCAAATGGGTAAACGTTATGGTATAAGCCAGCCAACAGCATGGGGCTTTATGCACAAGGTTCGCCTAGCTATGCAAAGTAGTGAACAATATCCTATGACTGAGACAGTCCATGTAGATGAGTTCGTTGTGGGGGGATATGAACAAGGAAAACCAGGGAGAAGTTATGATACCCAAAAAACTAAAGCAGTGATAGCTGTTGAGTTAACTACTGATAGCAAAGTAAAAAGAGCATATGTTAAGTGTATTGACGATTATTCTGCTAAATCATTAACTACTATATTTGAACAACATATTTCAGAAGATGCTAATGTAATTACGGATAAATGGAGAGGGTATAATCCTTTGAAAAAAAAGTATAACATCACTCAAAAAGAAAGTGATAAAGGGGCTAATTTTAAAGAATTACACGTAGTAATTCACCAACTTAAATCCTGGATTAGGACTGTACCTTCACATATCAATAAGAAATACATCCAAGCTTACTTTAATGAATTCGTATATAGATTAAATAGATCCTTATTTAAGGGAACTATTTTTCATAACACAATTGTAAAGATGGTTAAAGCGAAACCAACTACCTTAAATATGATTAACGGAAACTAA